A stretch of DNA from Yoonia sp. BS5-3:
ACCATGCCGGTTTACATCTGGGGCCTGCTGCGTTTTCCAGCCTCTTTGCCGGTGGTGATGGCGCTTGGCACGCTTCTTGTTGCATTGTCGATCATCTTGCTGACATGCGCAGAAATTCTGCGCTGCAGGGGGCTCGCCCGCGCCGGCGTCAAAGACAAAGGGGGCTTTTTGTGAGCGCTTTGATCACGCTGAATGGCGTCAATAAATACTATGGCGACTACCACGCGTTGCGCGATATCGATCTGACCATTGATGAGGGCGAGTTCTTTTCTCTGCTCGGCCCGTCGGGCTGCGGCAAGACGACTTTGCTACGCACGATTGCGGGGTTTGAGGCGGTATCTGGCGGCACCGTCGCGATCGGCGGTAAGGACATGGCCGGGGTGCCGGCCAATCTGCGTCCGACAAATATGGTGTTTCAATCCTATGCCATTTTTCCGCATCTCAGCGTGGGTGAGAATGTCGCCTTTGGTCTGCGCAAACGTCCTGATATCGACCGGAAAACCGCGGTGCCGGATGCTTTGAAGATGGTCGGGCTGGCCGGGTATGAGGGCAGGGCGGCACATGCGTTGTCAGGTGGACAGCGGCAACGTGTAGCGCTGGCCAGGGCGTTGATTCTTAAGCCAAAAGTCTTGTTACTGGATGAGCCGCTTTCAGCGCTGGACAAAAAGATGCGCGAGCAGATGCAGGTTGAGCTGATGCGCCTACAGCGCCATGTCGGGATCACCTTTATTCTGGTCACACATGATCAGGAAGAGGCGCTGGTGATGTCCGACAGGATCGCGGTGATGTTTGAAGGGCGGATCGGGCAATTGGCGGATGCGGAAACGCTATACAGACGGCCGCGAAACCGTGAAGTTGCTGATTTTATTGGAAAAATGAATTTT
This window harbors:
- a CDS encoding ABC transporter ATP-binding protein, which translates into the protein MSALITLNGVNKYYGDYHALRDIDLTIDEGEFFSLLGPSGCGKTTLLRTIAGFEAVSGGTVAIGGKDMAGVPANLRPTNMVFQSYAIFPHLSVGENVAFGLRKRPDIDRKTAVPDALKMVGLAGYEGRAAHALSGGQRQRVALARALILKPKVLLLDEPLSALDKKMREQMQVELMRLQRHVGITFILVTHDQEEALVMSDRIAVMFEGRIGQLADAETLYRRPRNREVADFIGKMNFLDAQVLSSGPVIDLDVQGLGRLQIDAEQSPENIGAHPAVVGIRPETLGILFEGESTDRRVIDGVVDEVVYYGDMTYYDIRIPGVAAPLNIAMKNIIGQPVLDVGEAAKVIWDERSLVLLK